One genomic region from Diabrotica undecimpunctata isolate CICGRU chromosome 9, icDiaUnde3, whole genome shotgun sequence encodes:
- the LOC140451003 gene encoding uncharacterized protein — protein sequence MTSQNLAKQIGGFKAQLTRIESFLNTNSDDLNNKQLIQLKYDSLFGTYRKLQDLLDHAEELSSDGSTTDDTVSSQNEVVASAMETIDRFEFILAKLLNLINHADDSRVSQNHFSNVKLPDINIKPFSGEAQEWQSFFDLFQALVLNNAKLRSDSEKFYYLKTLLRGQPLQLIESLSVTNQNLEIAISTLKTNYEDKNKLLNSLYYTLFDQKTMTKCNSIELRTFHITCKKTLDLIRNLNLTAEINLDTLLVFILERKLDYQTRRAFENERNPNELPSTNGFFEFLQKWYNVLDNLNIFESNAKPRSNNNSNFDTNTSRVSLHTNAAESRRDTNFYSKSCNYCKERTHQIYKCQQFLNLVPQERHKFVKAKSLCFNCLSSLHIMSFCKSLSRCQVCTKNHHSLLHLDNNGQQRYQSQV from the coding sequence aTGACTTCTCAGAATTTAGCCAAGCAAATTGGGGGTTTTAAAGCTCAATTGACCCGTATTGAAAGCTTTTTGAATACTAATTCAGATGATTTGAATAATAAACAactaatacaattaaaatatgatAGTTTATTTGGAACTTATAGGAAATTACAAGATTTATTAGATCATGCGGAAGAGTTAAGTTCTGATGGTTCAACGACTGATGATACTGTATCATCACAAAACGAAGTTGTGGCATCAGCAATGGAAACTATCGACCGTTTTGAGTTCATTTTGgccaaattattaaatttaataaatcacgCTGATGATTCTAGAGTTTCTCAAAATCATTTTTCTAATGTAAAGCTACCAGATATTAATATTAAACCCTTCTCTGGTGAAGCTCAAGAATGGCAATCATTCTTCGATTTGTTCCAAGCACTTGTGTTAAATAATGCCAAATTAAGATCTGATAgcgaaaaattttattatttaaaaacgctTCTGAGAGGTCAACCGCTACAATTAATTGAATCTTTATCTGTGACTAATCAAAATTTAGAAATTGCTATATCAACGCTTAAAACTAATTACGAAGACAAAAATAAGCTTTTAAATTCTTTGTATTATACATTATTCGATCAAAAAACTATGACTAAATGTAATTCTATTGAACTAAGGACGTTTCATATCACATGTAAAAAAACATTAGATTTAATTAGAAACTTAAACTTAACGGCTGAAATTAATTTAGACACATTGCTAGTATTTATCTTAGAAAGAAAACTAGATTATCAGACTAGACGCGCTTTTGAAAACGAACGCAATCCAAACGAACTGCCATCTACTAATGggttttttgaatttttgcaaaAATGGTATAATGTATTAGATAATTTAAACATATTTGAATCTAACGCAAAACCTAGaagtaataataatagtaattttgATACGAACACATCTAGAGTATCATTACACACAAATGCCGCTGAATCTCGTCGTGACACAAATTTTTATAGTAAATCATGTAATTATTGCAAAGAGCGCACTCATCAGATATATAAAtgtcaacaatttttaaatttagttccaCAGGAAAGACATAAATTTGTTAAAGCCAAATCATTATGTTTTAATTGTTTGAGTAGTTTGCATATCATGTCTTTCTGTAAATCGTTGTCCCGGTGTCAAGTATGCACGAAAAATCATCACTCTTTACTCCATTTAGACAATAACGGTCAGCAGCGATATCAATCGCAAGTTTGA